The following proteins come from a genomic window of Gottfriedia acidiceleris:
- a CDS encoding ABC-F family ATP-binding cassette domain-containing protein: MITVSNVSLRFADRKLFDDVNIKFTPGNCYGLIGANGAGKSTFIKILSGEIEPSTGDVIVTPGERLAVLKQNQFEYEEFEVLQTVIMGHTRLYEVMKEKDAIYMKEDFTEEDGMKAAELEGEFAELNGWEAESEAAILLKGLGITEDLHYKKMAELQAGEKVKVLLAQALFGQPDILLLDEPTNNLDLKAVQWLENFLINFENTVIVVSHDRHFLNQVCTHMADLDFGKIQLYVGNYDFWYESSQLAQKLMSDANKKKEEKIKELQGFIARFSSNASKAKQATSRKKLLDKITLDDIRPSSRRYPFVGFTPEREVGNDLLTVDGISKTIDGEKVLDNVRFTVNKGDKIAFVGKNDVAISTLFKILMGEMEPDTGSFKWGVTTSQAFFPKDNSEFFENSDMNLIEWLRQFSPQDESESFLRGFLGRMLFSGEEVMKKASVLSGGEKVRCMLSKMMLSGANVLVLDDPTNHLDLESITALNNGLIAFKGTALFTSHDHQFIQTIANRIIEVTPNGLVDKECTYDEFLENKDLQKQVEELYNK, encoded by the coding sequence ATGATTACAGTAAGCAATGTTAGTTTGCGTTTTGCGGACAGAAAATTATTTGATGATGTTAATATAAAATTTACACCAGGTAACTGTTACGGTTTAATTGGTGCTAATGGTGCGGGTAAATCTACTTTTATTAAAATTTTATCTGGTGAAATCGAGCCGTCTACAGGTGATGTTATTGTAACGCCAGGTGAGCGCCTTGCAGTATTAAAACAAAATCAGTTTGAATATGAAGAGTTTGAAGTTCTTCAAACAGTTATTATGGGTCATACTCGTCTTTATGAAGTAATGAAAGAAAAAGATGCAATCTATATGAAGGAAGATTTTACTGAAGAAGATGGCATGAAAGCTGCAGAACTTGAAGGTGAGTTTGCAGAGTTAAATGGTTGGGAAGCAGAATCAGAAGCTGCGATTTTATTAAAAGGTCTTGGTATTACAGAAGACTTACATTATAAAAAAATGGCTGAATTACAAGCTGGTGAGAAAGTAAAAGTACTACTTGCTCAAGCACTATTTGGTCAACCAGATATTCTTTTACTAGATGAGCCTACGAACAACTTAGATCTTAAAGCTGTTCAATGGTTAGAAAACTTCTTAATTAACTTTGAAAACACAGTTATCGTTGTATCACATGACCGTCACTTCTTAAATCAAGTTTGTACACATATGGCAGATTTAGATTTTGGTAAAATTCAACTTTATGTTGGTAACTATGATTTCTGGTATGAATCAAGTCAATTAGCTCAAAAATTAATGTCTGATGCTAATAAGAAAAAAGAAGAGAAAATTAAAGAACTACAAGGATTTATTGCTCGATTTAGCTCAAATGCTTCAAAAGCAAAACAAGCTACTTCACGTAAAAAACTTTTAGATAAAATTACGCTTGATGATATTAGACCATCTTCTCGTCGTTATCCATTCGTTGGATTTACGCCAGAGAGGGAAGTTGGAAATGATTTATTAACTGTAGATGGAATTTCAAAAACAATCGATGGTGAAAAAGTACTAGATAATGTACGTTTTACTGTAAACAAAGGCGATAAAATTGCGTTTGTAGGTAAAAATGACGTTGCAATTTCAACTTTATTTAAAATTTTAATGGGTGAAATGGAGCCGGATACTGGTTCATTTAAATGGGGTGTAACAACTTCTCAAGCATTTTTCCCTAAAGATAACTCTGAGTTCTTTGAAAATAGTGACATGAACTTAATCGAATGGTTACGTCAGTTCTCTCCACAAGATGAGTCTGAGAGCTTCTTACGTGGTTTCTTAGGACGTATGCTATTCTCAGGAGAGGAAGTAATGAAAAAAGCTTCTGTTCTTTCTGGGGGAGAAAAAGTTCGTTGTATGCTTTCAAAAATGATGTTAAGTGGAGCAAACGTATTAGTATTAGATGATCCTACTAACCACTTAGACTTAGAGTCAATTACGGCATTAAATAATGGTTTAATTGCCTTCAAAGGTACTGCATTATTTACTTCTCATGACCATCAGTTCATTCAAACTATTGCAAACCGTATCATTGAAGTAACACCAAACGGTTTAGTTGATAAAGAGTGTACTTATGATGAGTTCTTAGAGAACAAGGATTTACAAAAGCAAGTAGAAGAGTTATATAATAAGTAA
- a CDS encoding SdpI family protein: MKKHIIAILLFICSLVLWIINFHDLPSQLPVHWDFSGHVNNYDSKMQTFIELHAIMLFVYLLPIVTPKIDPRKENYKLFQRSLSFMATGILFIFFLLNMSVLFYGLGYNVQIGSMSFLFIGLLFMFLGNYMPHVRSNYFIGIRTPWTLSNENVWKKTHRVSGRLFMIVGLCFVLLYFIPVSNKGIIVFPLIIFLVGFTTIYSYIAFKKEMKN, from the coding sequence TTGAAGAAGCATATTATAGCAATTTTACTATTTATTTGTTCGCTTGTATTATGGATTATTAACTTTCATGATTTACCAAGTCAACTACCAGTTCACTGGGATTTTTCAGGTCATGTTAATAATTACGATTCAAAAATGCAAACGTTTATCGAGCTCCATGCGATCATGCTTTTTGTTTATTTATTGCCAATTGTAACTCCGAAGATTGATCCAAGAAAAGAAAATTATAAGTTATTCCAAAGAAGCTTGTCCTTTATGGCAACAGGGATTTTATTTATTTTCTTTTTACTTAATATGAGTGTTTTATTTTATGGATTAGGTTATAACGTTCAGATCGGCTCAATGAGTTTTCTTTTTATTGGTCTTTTGTTTATGTTTCTTGGAAATTATATGCCTCATGTTCGTTCGAATTATTTTATTGGCATCCGTACGCCTTGGACATTAAGTAATGAAAATGTTTGGAAAAAAACACATCGAGTTAGCGGTAGATTATTTATGATCGTTGGTTTATGTTTCGTGTTGCTTTATTTTATACCAGTGAGTAACAAAGGAATAATTGTATTTCCACTGATTATATTTTTAGTTGGGTTCACAACTATATACTCATATATTGCCTTTAAAAAGGAAATGAAAAACTAA
- a CDS encoding autorepressor SdpR family transcription factor: MNELFKALSDPTRRKILALLKEKDLTAGEISEQFDMSKPSISQHLKILKSAQLIQDEKKGQFIIYSLNLTVFQEIISWAYSFKEK, translated from the coding sequence GTGAACGAATTATTTAAAGCATTATCGGATCCAACTCGAAGGAAAATTTTAGCTTTATTAAAAGAGAAGGATTTAACTGCTGGAGAAATCTCAGAACAATTCGATATGTCAAAACCTAGTATTTCGCAGCATCTTAAAATATTGAAATCAGCCCAGTTAATTCAAGATGAAAAGAAGGGCCAATTTATTATTTACTCTCTAAATCTGACTGTTTTCCAAGAAATTATAAGTTGGGCATATAGTTTTAAAGAAAAATAA